One Diospyros lotus cultivar Yz01 chromosome 1, ASM1463336v1, whole genome shotgun sequence genomic window carries:
- the LOC127788656 gene encoding uncharacterized protein LOC127788656, which produces MQRRLNPNMKEVVRKEVLKLLDAEIIYPISDSKWVNVPFEWSPACQNAFDKLKDALISAPIIQSPDWSLPFELMCDASDYAVGAVLGQRKDKKPHVIYYAKFNIEIRDKKGVENVVADHLSRIPSQDLTQFDEPIHDNFPDEQLFKVNVIRASSVVPWYADIANYLATGLIPDHWSKQDRHKFFRKVRTFFWDEPYLFKYCPDQIIRKCIPDHEQQSVINFSHTLAFTVDYVSKWVEAIPARTNDHRTVVKFLKENIFSRFGMPRAIISDGGSHFCNKVVAGLMKKYGVLHKVATPYHPQTN; this is translated from the exons atgcaaaggagattaaatcccaacatgaaagaagttgtcagaaaagaagtgcttaagctattggatgctgaaataatttacccaatctctgattctaagtgggtaa atgttccgtttgaatggagtcctgcctgtcaaaatgcttttgataaattgaaagatgcactcatttcagcacctatcattcagtcccctgattggtccctcccgtttgaacttatgtgcgatgctagtgattatgcggtaggagctgtgttagggcagaggaaggataagaaacctcatgtgatatattatgcta agttcaacattgaaatcagagacaagaagggagtagaaaatgtggtggctgaccatttgtcaaggattccaagtcaagatctcacacaatttgatgaaccaattcatgacaatttccctgatgagcaactgtttaaagtgaatgttattcgtgcatcatctgttgtcccttggtatgccgacattgcgaactacctggcaactggtctgatcccagaccattggagtaagcaagataggcataaattcttcagaaaagtcagaaccttcttttgggatgagccctacctcttcaagtattgtcctgaccaaatcatccgtaaatgcatacccgatcatgagcaacaaagtgtcatcaatttcagtcatactcttgcat ttactgttgactatgtgtccaaatgggtagaagcaatcccggccagaacaaatgaccataggactgtcgtgaaatttttgaaagaaaacatattcagtcgatttgggatgccacgagcaatcatcagtgatgggggttcccatttttgtaataaagttgtggcaggattaatgaagaaatatggtgtactgcataaggttgcaacaccataccatccccaaactaat